The sequence CGCACCGAAGTGGGACGAGCTCCGGTCCGTGCGCGCGGCCGAGGCGGACCTGATGCGCCGGTACGCCCACGGCGAGGGCTGCCTGATGCAGTTCCTCCAGCAGGCTCTGGACGATCCCGACCCGCAGCCGTGTGGGCGGTGCTCCGTCTGCGACGGTCGGCTCCCCGAACCGGGGGCCCGGCCGAGCGAGGACACCGTGACGGCGGCGCGCACCTTCTTCCGCGGGTTGGACGTGCGGGTCGAGGCACGCAAGCTCTGGCCGCCGCGCACCCCACAGGTCAAGGGCAAGATCAGCGGGATCGCCGAAGGGCGGGCGATCGCCTTCGCTGACGACCCGGCCTGGGCGGAGACGCTGGCTACGCTGTGGCGGCACGACCAGCCTGCACCGGAGGAAATCCTCACCGCGAGCGTGGCGGTGCTCTCTCGGTGGGCGCGGGAGTGGCAGCGCCCCACTGCCGTGGTACCGATGCCGTCGCGGCGCTACCCGCAGCTCGTCCGCTCCGTGGCCGCGCACCTGGCGCAGGTGGGCAAGCTGCCGCTGGTGGAGGCGCTCGAAGTCAGCGGCCCGCCGCCCCGGGACGAGACCACCTCGGCCACCCGGGTGAGTGACCTGCTCACCGGGATGCGGGCCAAGCAGGACGTCGAGCTGTCCGGACCGGTGCTGCTGGTGGACGACACCATCCGCACCCGCTGGACGGTCACCGTGGCGGCACAACTCCTCGGCATCGCCGGGGCGAGCACCGTGCTGCCGCTGGCGATCCACCAACTGCCCTGAAGCCGACACTTCGCTGGCCGACCTCAGGCTGTCCCCTCCTCGGCCGACCTGAGGCCGCACGTCCGTCAACTGCTCGGCACTGCCCGTCAACTGCTCGGCACTGTCAGTCAGCTGTTCGGCACTGTCAGTCAGCTGTTCGGCGCTGCCCGTCAACTGCTCGCGCTTTCCGTCAGCCGTATGTGCTGCCCGTCAGTCAATCGACCCGGAAGCACACCCAGAAGAGAGCGGTGACGCGCGCTGCCTGGTTCCGCAACGCCGTCGTGCTACTGCTCAGCAGGCACGTGCTCAGGCCGGCCGGACCACGCCGGCCCAGTGCTGCGGCACCAGTTCCGGGACTACCGCTGGATTCACCCCGGCGCACTCGTGCGCCCACGCGATCCCCGCGCGCAACAGCTCCCGCAACCTGTCGTCCGGGTCCAGGACGCACGCTTCGGCGATGCCACGGGCGGCGATCTCGATCATCGCACCGGTGGCGGAACGGTCACTTCCGACCACACCCATCCTGTCCGCGAACTCCCGGGCCCATCGCTCGATGCCGTAGTACTGGGCCAAGGTCGCCCGGGCGCTGGCCGTCCAGAACTCGTGGGCGTGACTGGTGTAGCCGCCGACGTCGCCGAGGATGCGGAGCATTCCGACTGCGATCCCGCGCTGACGGTCCTGGGCGGCGATCGGCAGGGCATGCACCGAGGCGATCAGAGCCATCTCATCGGCGAAACCGCGGCCGAGGTCCTGCAGGCCGATCACCGAGGGAATCATCGCGGACAGCGCCGGGCGCGCGTCATCGGTGCTGAGGTCGTTCACCAGGCGGGCGAGGTGCGCCAGCGACTCGTCCGTGCACGCCGGACTGTCCGTCCACGGCTCCCCGGCAAGGTACGAGGCCAGCTCCATGAAGCACGCGCCGCGACGTGGGCTCCGGTGCCGTCCGCGGGCGAGCATCGGCATCATCATCGGTGCTGTGGCAGTCATCGTCTCGACACCTCCGCAGGGATCTCGCCCCAGTATCCGCCGGTTCCGGCGCGGGCGCCAGAGGAACACCGGCCCACGGCGGCGATCACAGCAGAGTCGCTGACCCGTACCCTGTCTTCACGTCCTGCCGCCACCGGAGCCCCCTGTCCCGAGGTACCGCTACGCAGCCAATCGTCGATGCCATCGACTGGGCTGCTGCCCCGGAAGGTCCCGACCTGACCTGACCTGACCTGGCCTGACCTGACCTGGCCTGACCTGAGACGGAGCGCCGTCACCAGGTCTGGCCCCACTCGACCCGGCGGGCCTGCCGGTAGTGGGCACCCTGCTTCTTCGAGACCGTCACCTGCTCCTGTGCTCCGGCCGTGGTGCACAGCTCCAGGCGCACGTGCCCAGGACGCACCTGCGGGTGGCGGAGCACGCGGTCGCCGACCGGGGCCGTAGGCAGTGTGGTGGCTGCAAGGTAGGAGAACTTCTCGTCCTCGAAGTCCCGGCTGCCACCCTTGGCTTGCCGGTGCGCAATCGTGCGTGGCAGACGCACGCTCATATGGCACCAGTCGTCGCCGGTGAGCGGGCACGCCTGCTGATGCGGGCACGGTGCCGCGATCCGCCAGCCGCTACCGATCAGCTGGTCGCGGACCCGCAGGATGCGGGCGTAGCCCGCGGGCGTGCCGGGCTCCAGGAGCAGGATCACCGGGGCACTGCGGGTCAGCTCGGTCACGACGGCGGACTGCTCGCCGGCGCTGAGCTCGCTCAGCACGTAGGCGGCGACTGCCAGATCCGCCTCCGGTGCGTTCGCGCCGAACCCAGCCTCGGCCGGGCGGCCCAGCCGACGGCGCTCAGCGCTCACCTCCACCGGTGCGTCGGTGAGCAGCCGGGTGGCCAGGTCCAGAGCGCTGTCGGCATAGTCGACCAGGTGCACCGACTCGATCGTGTCCAGAGCGGCTACGGTGGCCCAGCTGGCGGCTCCGGTCCCGGCCCCCAGGTCCACCATCCGTTGTGGTCGCCAGTCCGGCATGGTCACCGCCAGCTCATCCACCGCGGACCGAGCGGCGGCATACGTGGCCGGCATCCGGGTGAGCAGGTAGGCGGCCGCGCGCAGCCGGTCGGACACGATCGGCGACTGCGCCGGGCGATCGGCCAGGTAGCGCTCGCTGAGTGCCCGAGCGGCACGGTTCAGCGCCGCCCGGTCATACCCGGCCAGCTCAGCGTCCACCGCCCGGTTGAGCGCCTCCGGCAGAGCGTGCACAGGTCCGCGCCGGCCGGATCAGGCGGCCGCGGTGAGCACCACGGGGCCGTCGGCGGTGATCGCCACCGTGTGTTCGCTGTGCGCGCCGCGGGATCCATCAGTGCTGCGCAGGGTCCACCCGTCCGGGTCGGTGAAGATCTTGTCCGTCCCGGCCATGAACCAGGGCTCGATAGCGATCACCAGACCAGGCCGGAGCGGCATCCCGCGGCCTCCGCGGCCCTTGTTCGGCACATGCGGTTCACCGTGCATCTCCCGGCCCACGCCATGGCCGCCGAAGTCGGTGTTCACCAGGTAGCCATAGGCCTCGGCTACCTCCCCGATAGTGGCGGAGATGTCGCCGAGGCGGTTGCCGACCTTCGCCACGTCGATCGCGGCCGCCAGCGCCTCTTGGGTTGCCCGGATCAGCAGCTGGTCCGCCTCGCGGGCAGTCCCGACGATCAGGCTCCGCGCGGCGTCTGCAACCCATCCGTCGATCTTGACGGCGAAGTCCACGGAGAGCAGGTCACCATCTTTGAGCCGGTAGTCATGCGGCAGGCCGTGCAGCACCGCATCGTTCACCGAGGTGCAGAGGACCTTGCCGAACGGGCTCGCCCCGAAGGAGGGGTGATAGTCGATGTAGCACGACGTGGCACCCGCCTCCCGGATCATCCGGTGGGCGAGCGCATCGAGGTCGAGCAGGCTGACCCCTACGTCGGCTGCCTCTTCGAGCGCCGTGAGCACGCTGGCGACAAAAGCGCCGGCCGGACGCATCTCCTCGATCTCCGTCGGAGTCTTCAGTTCGATCACCTGCACAGCCTAATGCAGCCCGCTCTTCCTCCCACAGGAGCGCAGCCCGCTCTTCCTCCCACAGGAGTGCAACCCGCTCTTCCTCCCATGGCAGTGGCCGGGTGGCTACGCCATCGTTCGGTGCACACCGGCACAGTGCAGACCTGCCGACCTCAGCCGAAGAAGCACCTGTGGCCAGGCCAGCCAGCCAGCCAGCCAGCCAGCCAAAGCAAGCAAACAAGGTAGCAAGAACGGTCAGGCGCGCCACCGATGCCGGCCAGTAGCGTCAATTCCATGCTGGAGACACCTGAGGAGATCACCGCCGTGCAGGAACTCATGGACCGGTCCCACGCCGGTGCCAGCGGGCACCTGCAGGACATCGTGAGCGGCAACCGGCGTCTGGATGCGGCTGGCGTTCTCGCTGCCACGACCGGGATGAAGGTGCTCAGCCTGGCCACGGTCACCGCCGCCGGCGAACCGCGGATCAGCGCGGTCGACGGGCACTTCTTGCACGGCGCCTGGACCTTCGGTACCGATGGCGGCTCCGTCAAGGCACGGCACCTGGCGACCCGACCGGCGGTCAGCCTGGCGCACGTGGACGGCGAACGGTGCGGCATCTTCGCCCACGGCTACGCCCACCAACTGCTACCTGCCGATGCCGGATACGCCGAGATGATCGCGCACTGGACTGCTCATTACGGCTCCGACCCGACCACCTGGGGTGAGGACGTGCGGATGTACCGGGCCGAGCTGACCTGGCTGGTCGGCTACGTCAACGCGGGCGACTGACTCCACTCACCCACCGCACCTCCGTCGGAATCCACCTTGCGCCTCGGAATCCAGCTGCAAGTGGATTCCGAGGCTTCAACTGGATTCCGGCGGGTCGCCGCCCGAGCCGTACGGGTCGCCGCTGGATTCCGACGGGTCGCCGCCCGAGCCGTGGCGGTGGCGGTGGCAGTGGTGGCGCAGGCGGTGGCGGTGGCGGTGGCGGTGGCGGTGGCGCAGTGAACTTCTGCGGAAACTTCTGACCCGGTGCGCGTCGTTACGCCGGGCGAGCTCCGCCGTCGGTCATCATGACTTTCAGCACCGGCTGACGCTGGGCGCTCTGCGCCGGACCACCGGCACAAAGCAAAGGCCCCTCGGACTAGGGATCCGAGGGGCCTTGCTTTGTTCCGAGGACGGTGAGCGGTGGATGTCCGCCCGCAACTCCCGACGAGCGGGGTGCGTTCCTCGAGAACGGTTCGGCCGGGCCATCACGGTGAGGACCCATTCCTGGCCCCCGCACACAGCACCCGTTCGTGTTCAGTGCGCGGTCACCGGTGGAATCCGGTCGAACTCGATTCACCCACCGGTTGTGCAGCCGCCCAGCGTCCCAGATGGCGCACGGTGCACAGACCAGGGATTCCTCCCCAGTCCCTGCGGGTGCACGAACCAGGCGTCCCTAGTCCGTGCGGAGGGAGCCGGTGTTGGTGTGTACCGGTAGTTCAGAGCCATCCGCCCCAGATTCCTCCGGAGCCTCCGGTCCTGCACTTCGGTACACCACCGAACTTCCCAAGCCGCCCGCGTTGCGGTTGCCCGCCTCGCGGTCCGATCGCACCTGCAGGTCCAGCCAATCCTGGAGTGCCGATCCGTCTTCGCCGACCACTACCATGGAGTCGCCCCCAGGGCATCGTGCCTGCGATCTCGAACCCGCATCCAAGGGCGCTGACCCTGTGGTTACGACCGAGTCGGTGAACTCGATGTATCCATTTCTAGTGACCCGGCTCACAGTTGGCAAGGGGTTCGGAGAACCAATTTTGCCCGGCTCGATACCCACAGGCTCCTCCACAGGCTCACCTGCGAAAACGCTCCGTATGCACAGGGCTGTGGACAAAAATTGTGGATGGCCACCGGTATCATCGATGCGTGCCTTCTCCTCGACGACTCGTAGTGGCCGGGGCGATCGTGGACGATCTGCACCGGCCGAACCGGCTGCTCGCAGGCCGCCGCAGTGCCCCGAAGTCGCTTGCCGGCCAGTGGGAGTTCGCCGGCGGCAAAGTGGAACCGGGAGAAGACCCCTGCGACGCGCTGCACCGCGAGCTCGCTGAGGAGCTCGGCGTGCGGGTGACGATCGGTGAGCCGGTCCTGCCCGCCCAGGGTGCGGAATGGCCGATCCTGCACGGGCACGCGATGCGGATCTGGTTCGTGCAGATCGTCGCCGGGGAGCCGGAGCCGCTGGCCGACCACGACGAGCTGCGCTGGCTACCGGTGAGCGACCTGTATCAGGTGCCGTGGCTGGAGCCCGATCTGCCGATCGTGGATGCCGTCAGCGCCCTGGTCGGCGCAGCCCGCTAGCCGCTCGTGCTGCGCGCACCGGTCACTCTGGCTGCGGAGCCGCTTCGTGGTGCAGCCGGACCACCAGGTCCGCCGCCACACTGAGGGCGATCACCGCCGGTTCCTTCCCGGCGATGTCTGCCCTCCCGATCGGCGTGGTGATCCGGTCCAGCTCGTCGCGCTCGTGCTCGTACTCGGCGGTCAGCGTGCGGGTGAACCGCGCCCACTTCGCGCTGGAGCCGATCAGTCCGATACTGCCGAGGTGGCTGGCGCGCAGCGCAGCGTCGCAGATGGCCAGGTCCTCGGCGTGGTCGTGGGTCATCACCAGTACATGGGCACCGGGCGGCAGATCGGCGATCGCGCTTTCGGGGGTGAGCGGCTCGTGCCGCACCTGCACCTGGGCCACCGCATCACCGAGCACCGCCAGGCGGTCATCGGCAAGCTGTTCGGCACGGGAGTCCACCAGGGTCAGGTCCACCTCGTGGCGGGCGAGGATCCGGGCCAGCTCCAGGCCCACGTGCCCCATCCCGAAGATCGCTACTGCCCCGGAGACCGGGACCGGGTCCAACAGCACAGTCACCTCACCTCCACAGCACTGCACGCCGAACTGCAACGGTGCCTTGTCCGAGAGCGAGACCTGCAGCAGCTCGGGCGCGCTCGTGCCGGTACGCAGCATCTCCCGAGCAGTGTCGATGACTACCGCTTCCAGGTTGCCGCCGCCGATCGTGTCCCACACCTGCTCCGCACCGACCACCATCTTCGCCCCGGCCGGCCGGGGCGAGTGCCCACGCACCTGCGCCACGGTGACCAGCACGCCGGGCAGGCGGCTGCGGCGAAGGTGCGCGAGCGCCGTCATCCATTGCATACCGACCTAGGCCCGGCTGGGTTCTTTTCGCTCGTCGGCGGCCACGGCCCGGGCGGTGAGCCGCTCAGCCACCGGCGCAGTGCCCCGGTCAGGCAGGGGGTGCCCGTCCTGAGGTCCAGTACCGACGACGGCGGCCGGCAGTACTGCGAGCACCTCACCGTGGGGTGTGGTCACGTTGCCGTTGGCCGCGATCTGCTCACCACTGGCCACGGCCGCGCCCGCGTCGCGGGCCCGCTGCACAGCCCAGAAGACCTGTTCCGGGGTGGCTGGAGAGCCGAGCTCGAGGCTGAGTCGCTCCGGTCCGAACGCGGCAGCGGCCTGACGCAGCGCCTCCCGCGCGGCGATCGCCAGCGGCAGCGGCGGTTCGCCCACCGCCTTGGAGCCGTACACCGCACCCGGCTCGGCAGCATCGGTCAACGCCTCGACGTTGAACACCTCTGGCATCTCGGAGAAGCTCGGCAGCTTGTAGGTGCTGGCTGCCTGGGTGGACAGCCGGCCCCGGGACTTCCCGTCCGAGGTATCCCAGCGCAGATCCTCCAGGGTGAGCCAGCCGGCTCCCTGTACGTAGCCGCCCTCGATCTGGCCGAGGTCCACCAGCGGGGAGAGCGAGTCGCCGGCGTCGTAGACGATGTCCACCTGACGGGTGCGGTACGCCCCGGTGAACCCGTCCACCTCGACCTCGACCAGGGCCGCCGCGTGCACGAAGTACTTGTACGGGTGCCCCTTCATCTTCTCCCGGTCCCAGTGCAGACCCGAGGTCCGGTAGTACCCGGCTGCGTGCAGCTGCACCTGCTGGGTGAAGGCGGTGGCGACGACCTCCTGCCAAGACACTCCGGTACCGGGGCCACCACGCGGGTAGACCTCGGAGTCGCTGAAGCAGATGTTGTTCGGGTGCACACCGAGCAGCTGTCCGGCGACGACAGCGAGCCGGTCCCGGATCTGCTCGCAGGCATTCTTCACCGCGGCGCCGTTCAGGTCGGCGCCGGTGCTCGCAGCGGTGGCCGAGGTGTTCGGCACCTTGTCCGTGCGGGTGGGCGCCAGGCGCACGGTGTCCATCCGGACGCCGAGCGTGGTCGCAGCGACCTGCAGCATCTTGGTGTGTAGACCCTGCCCCATCTCGGTGCCGCCGTGGTTGACCAGCACAGAGCCGTCCTTGTAGACGAGCACCAAGGCGCCGGCCTGGTTCATCACTCCCTGACCGAAGGCGATACCGAACTTCACCGGGGTGATCGCCAGGCCGCGCTTGGTGTCGGTGTGCTCGGCGTTGAATGCGGCGACCTCCTGCTCACGGCGGGCGAACTCGCCGCTGCGCAGCACCTGCTCCCAGACCGCCTGCAGCCGAGGCGCCTGGTCCACCACCTGCTCGTACGGCGTGGTCTGCCCGCGCTGGTAGAGGTTGCGCCGGCGTAGCTCGTGGGCCGGGATGCCGAGCAGCGGGGCACAGCGACCGAGAGCGTCCTCGATGCCGAGCATGCCCTGCGGGCCACCGAACCCACGGAACGCGGTCTGCGAGGTGATGTTGTTCCGCGCGATCCTCGCCGTCAGATCCGCGTTCGGCAGGAAATAGGCGTTGTCGGCGTGGATGACGGCGCGGTCGATCACCGGGATGGACAGGTCGATGTTCCAACCACCATTGGCCACCATGTCGGTCCAGTAGGCCTGGATCATCCCGTCATCGTCGAAGGCGATCTTCCACGCGATCTGGAAGCCATGGCGCTTCCCGGTCATGGTGATGTCCTGAGTCCGGTTCAACCGCACCCGGACCGGGCGACCGGTGACGACCGCACCGAGGGCCGCCAGCCCTGCATAGGCATTCGACTGGGTCTCCTTCCCGCCGAACCCTCCACCCATCCGCAAGCTCTGCACCGTGATGGTGCTGGCGTCGCGATCGAGCACCTGCGCCGCGATCTCCTGCGCCCCGGTGGGGTGCTGGGTGCTGCTCTGGATGAAGACCTGACCGGACTCGTCCAGGTACGCCAGTGCGGCCTGGGTCTCCAGGTAGAAGTGCTCCTGCCCGGCGAACTCGAACTTGCCCTCGAACACGTGCGGAGCACTGGCGAATGCGTCGTCGACGTCGCCGCGTTCCATGTGCCGAACCGGGCCCTGGAACTGCTCCGCCTCGGCCGCGTCCGCGAGGCTGATGATGCTGGGCAGCTCGGTATAGCTGACCTGCACGGCCTCCGCGCCGAGCCGAGCCGCTTCGAGCGACTCGCCGAGGACCCAGCACACCGCCTGGCCGTAGTAGCTCACCTCGGCCGGAAACATCGGCTCATCGTTGTGGACGTTGGAATCGTTGAGACCGGGGACATCGGCCGCGGTGAGCACCTTGACCACGCCGGGCACCAGCTCGGCAGCGTCGATGCCGATCGAGTCGATGCGTGCGTGGGCATGCGGCGCCTGCACCGGGTAGGCGTGCAGGACGTCCTTGGTGCGGCCGACGAGATCGTCGGTGTACAGCGCTGTGCCGGTCACGTGCGACACGGCGCTCTCGTGAGGCTGTGCCGTCCCGACCACAGGCCGGTCCGGCCGTTCGGCGAGGGAGCTCATGATCCCACCTCCTGTTGGGTCTGCGCGTAAAGCTTCAGCAGCGACTGGGTGAGCATCGCGGTGCGGTACCGGTCGCTGGCACGGTGGTCGCTCATCGGGGTGCCCTCCCTGCCGAGGATCTCGGCGGCCTGCTGCGCGCTCTCCCGCTGCCACGGCGCACCGACGAGGGCATTCTCAGTGGCGAGTGCGCGGATCGGGGTGGCGGCTACGCCCCCGGCACCGATCCTGGCCCGCCGGACAACGCCGTCGACAATCTCCAGGGCGAACGCGAGCGCCACGCTGGAGATGTCATCGAACCGGCGCTTGGCGATCTTGTGGAAGGCAGTGACCGGGGCCAGTGGGCGCGGGATGATCACCGCGCTGATCAGCTCATCCGCGGCGCGGACCGTCTGCCGATAGCCGGTGAAGTACTCGGCCAGTGGCACCCGCCGCCGGCC is a genomic window of Ruania zhangjianzhongii containing:
- a CDS encoding small ribosomal subunit Rsm22 family protein; the protein is MHALPEALNRAVDAELAGYDRAALNRAARALSERYLADRPAQSPIVSDRLRAAAYLLTRMPATYAAARSAVDELAVTMPDWRPQRMVDLGAGTGAASWATVAALDTIESVHLVDYADSALDLATRLLTDAPVEVSAERRRLGRPAEAGFGANAPEADLAVAAYVLSELSAGEQSAVVTELTRSAPVILLLEPGTPAGYARILRVRDQLIGSGWRIAAPCPHQQACPLTGDDWCHMSVRLPRTIAHRQAKGGSRDFEDEKFSYLAATTLPTAPVGDRVLRHPQVRPGHVRLELCTTAGAQEQVTVSKKQGAHYRQARRVEWGQTW
- the map gene encoding type I methionyl aminopeptidase, whose amino-acid sequence is MIELKTPTEIEEMRPAGAFVASVLTALEEAADVGVSLLDLDALAHRMIREAGATSCYIDYHPSFGASPFGKVLCTSVNDAVLHGLPHDYRLKDGDLLSVDFAVKIDGWVADAARSLIVGTAREADQLLIRATQEALAAAIDVAKVGNRLGDISATIGEVAEAYGYLVNTDFGGHGVGREMHGEPHVPNKGRGGRGMPLRPGLVIAIEPWFMAGTDKIFTDPDGWTLRSTDGSRGAHSEHTVAITADGPVVLTAAA
- a CDS encoding pyridoxamine 5'-phosphate oxidase family protein — translated: MLETPEEITAVQELMDRSHAGASGHLQDIVSGNRRLDAAGVLAATTGMKVLSLATVTAAGEPRISAVDGHFLHGAWTFGTDGGSVKARHLATRPAVSLAHVDGERCGIFAHGYAHQLLPADAGYAEMIAHWTAHYGSDPTTWGEDVRMYRAELTWLVGYVNAGD
- a CDS encoding (deoxy)nucleoside triphosphate pyrophosphohydrolase, encoding MPSPRRLVVAGAIVDDLHRPNRLLAGRRSAPKSLAGQWEFAGGKVEPGEDPCDALHRELAEELGVRVTIGEPVLPAQGAEWPILHGHAMRIWFVQIVAGEPEPLADHDELRWLPVSDLYQVPWLEPDLPIVDAVSALVGAAR
- the xdhC gene encoding xanthine dehydrogenase accessory protein XdhC, which translates into the protein MTALAHLRRSRLPGVLVTVAQVRGHSPRPAGAKMVVGAEQVWDTIGGGNLEAVVIDTAREMLRTGTSAPELLQVSLSDKAPLQFGVQCCGGEVTVLLDPVPVSGAVAIFGMGHVGLELARILARHEVDLTLVDSRAEQLADDRLAVLGDAVAQVQVRHEPLTPESAIADLPPGAHVLVMTHDHAEDLAICDAALRASHLGSIGLIGSSAKWARFTRTLTAEYEHERDELDRITTPIGRADIAGKEPAVIALSVAADLVVRLHHEAAPQPE
- the xdhB gene encoding xanthine dehydrogenase molybdopterin binding subunit produces the protein MSSLAERPDRPVVGTAQPHESAVSHVTGTALYTDDLVGRTKDVLHAYPVQAPHAHARIDSIGIDAAELVPGVVKVLTAADVPGLNDSNVHNDEPMFPAEVSYYGQAVCWVLGESLEAARLGAEAVQVSYTELPSIISLADAAEAEQFQGPVRHMERGDVDDAFASAPHVFEGKFEFAGQEHFYLETQAALAYLDESGQVFIQSSTQHPTGAQEIAAQVLDRDASTITVQSLRMGGGFGGKETQSNAYAGLAALGAVVTGRPVRVRLNRTQDITMTGKRHGFQIAWKIAFDDDGMIQAYWTDMVANGGWNIDLSIPVIDRAVIHADNAYFLPNADLTARIARNNITSQTAFRGFGGPQGMLGIEDALGRCAPLLGIPAHELRRRNLYQRGQTTPYEQVVDQAPRLQAVWEQVLRSGEFARREQEVAAFNAEHTDTKRGLAITPVKFGIAFGQGVMNQAGALVLVYKDGSVLVNHGGTEMGQGLHTKMLQVAATTLGVRMDTVRLAPTRTDKVPNTSATAASTGADLNGAAVKNACEQIRDRLAVVAGQLLGVHPNNICFSDSEVYPRGGPGTGVSWQEVVATAFTQQVQLHAAGYYRTSGLHWDREKMKGHPYKYFVHAAALVEVEVDGFTGAYRTRQVDIVYDAGDSLSPLVDLGQIEGGYVQGAGWLTLEDLRWDTSDGKSRGRLSTQAASTYKLPSFSEMPEVFNVEALTDAAEPGAVYGSKAVGEPPLPLAIAAREALRQAAAAFGPERLSLELGSPATPEQVFWAVQRARDAGAAVASGEQIAANGNVTTPHGEVLAVLPAAVVGTGPQDGHPLPDRGTAPVAERLTARAVAADERKEPSRA